Below is a window of Dethiosulfovibrio peptidovorans DNA.
GTATGAGCTTCATCGGATTCTGTGGAAGGCCTTCCCCGGTCGCCCAGCAGAGCAACGCTCCTTTGTCTTTCGATGGGAGCGACGTCAGCGGGCACTTTCGGTGATGATGCTTTCAACCGTTGCTCCCGAGATGTTTCAGGGAATGACCTGTGTTCGTTCGTCGTCTTTTGTACCGAACCTTTCACAGGGAACCTACGGTTTTATCCTGAGGGCTAATCCGATCAAGCGTCTCTCAAAAGCTCGAAACAGGGTTCCTCTGGTGGGTGAAGAGGCTTTAAAGGGATGGCTGTTGCGTAAAACTGAGAACGCCTGTCAAATGAAGGATATCCGTATTCAAGGGCGGGATACGGTCTATTTCAGGAAGGGAGCTGTCCCCGGCAAACTCGTTACGGTCGACTATGAAGGCGTCTTTCATCTGAAAGACAAAGCTGCCCTGTTAAAGTTGATGACCCATGGCATAGGGCCAGCCAAAGCCTTTGGTTGCGGCATGTTTTTAATTAGACGGGTTTGAGCCGTGACCTTTGTTTCACCTCTTCCCAAGCTGTCGCCGATTCCCATAAAAGATCGTGCGAGTATGGCTTTCGTGGAACGTGGCCTTGT
It encodes the following:
- the cas6e gene encoding type I-E CRISPR-associated protein Cas6/Cse3/CasE, yielding MSLFSDGIGSSRRGMCMSPTLRKRRLTMYLSEWRIPWSWDKNLYELHRILWKAFPGRPAEQRSFVFRWERRQRALSVMMLSTVAPEMFQGMTCVRSSSFVPNLSQGTYGFILRANPIKRLSKARNRVPLVGEEALKGWLLRKTENACQMKDIRIQGRDTVYFRKGAVPGKLVTVDYEGVFHLKDKAALLKLMTHGIGPAKAFGCGMFLIRRV